The following coding sequences lie in one Candidatus Binataceae bacterium genomic window:
- the glk gene encoding glucokinase has product MTASTILAGDVGGTKIHLGLYRADGGALAMLADRQFRTREWASLEAPLTTFLQGRGKIDAACFGIPAAVIDGVGRPVNIPWAMSEASIAQLLAGTPTRLLNDLEATAWGTLRLEAGELATLQSGRSPSRSANVVVIAAGTGLGEAGMVRTSAGWHVIASEGGHADFAPRGGEQELLLKFLEQEFGHVSFERLVSGPGLHNIYRFLLSRGGEPEPEWLATRMRAEDPSAVIGEAGIKDQEPRCVRALEIFAAIYGAEAAHLALKYLALGGVYVCGGIAPKILPILRGGGFIRAFLDKGRLRSTLEQIPVRVSLNENTALIGAAHFAAGMV; this is encoded by the coding sequence ATGACCGCATCGACGATTCTCGCCGGCGACGTGGGCGGGACGAAAATCCATCTCGGGCTCTACCGCGCCGACGGCGGCGCGCTCGCGATGCTCGCCGATCGTCAATTCCGGACGCGTGAATGGGCGAGTCTGGAAGCGCCGCTGACGACTTTTCTCCAGGGTCGAGGCAAGATCGACGCGGCCTGCTTCGGGATTCCGGCCGCAGTGATCGACGGCGTTGGGCGGCCGGTGAATATCCCATGGGCGATGAGCGAAGCGTCGATTGCACAGCTTCTCGCCGGGACGCCGACGCGGCTGCTGAACGATCTCGAAGCGACGGCATGGGGCACCCTGCGTCTGGAGGCCGGCGAGCTTGCGACGCTGCAGAGCGGCCGTTCGCCGAGTCGATCGGCGAACGTCGTGGTGATTGCCGCGGGCACCGGACTCGGCGAGGCCGGGATGGTCCGCACGAGCGCGGGCTGGCATGTAATCGCGTCGGAAGGCGGCCACGCTGACTTCGCGCCGCGCGGCGGGGAGCAGGAGCTGCTACTGAAGTTTCTCGAGCAGGAATTCGGCCATGTGAGTTTCGAGCGGCTGGTCTCGGGTCCGGGGCTGCATAATATCTACCGTTTTCTGCTGTCGCGCGGCGGCGAGCCCGAGCCGGAGTGGCTGGCGACGCGGATGCGTGCCGAGGATCCGTCCGCGGTAATCGGCGAGGCGGGCATCAAAGATCAGGAGCCGCGATGCGTTCGCGCGCTCGAGATCTTCGCCGCGATCTATGGCGCCGAGGCGGCTCATCTGGCATTGAAATACCTCGCACTGGGAGGCGTTTACGTCTGCGGCGGAATCGCGCCGAAGATTCTCCCGATCCTGCGCGGCGGCGGCTTTATCCGCGCGTTCCTCGACAAGGGGCGGCTGCGGTCGACGCTCGAACAAATTCCGGTGCGGGTCTCCTTGAATGAGAATACTGCGTTGATCGGCGCCGCGCACTTTGCCGCCGGGATGGTGTGA
- a CDS encoding class I fructose-bisphosphate aldolase: protein MSSARVKEILSYYDSENAGVRANLARMLNHGKLAGSGRLVILPVDQGFEHGPARSFAPNPPAYNPLYHFELAIAAGCNAYAAPLGFLEAGATQFAGEIPLILKLNNHDLLLDERDPISAVTGSVRDALRLGCAAVGFTIYPGSAVRREMYQQLQGIAEEAKAHGLAVVVWSYPRGSGLSKEGETALDVVAYAAQIAAQLGANIIKVKMPSARLEVAEAKKVYEAAHIPLEPMAERVRHVVQSCFDGRRIVIFSGGARETDEALLQEVTAIHAGGGFGSIIGRNSFQRPKAQAITLLRRIMEIYAT from the coding sequence ATGTCAAGCGCACGCGTGAAAGAAATTCTGAGTTACTATGACTCCGAAAACGCCGGGGTGCGCGCGAACCTGGCGCGGATGCTGAATCATGGCAAGCTCGCCGGCAGCGGACGGCTGGTGATTCTGCCGGTCGATCAGGGTTTCGAGCACGGGCCGGCGCGGAGTTTCGCGCCGAATCCGCCCGCCTATAATCCGCTCTATCATTTCGAGTTGGCGATCGCAGCCGGCTGCAATGCGTACGCGGCGCCCCTGGGCTTCCTCGAAGCCGGCGCCACGCAGTTCGCCGGCGAGATTCCGCTGATTCTCAAGCTCAATAATCATGATCTGCTGCTCGACGAGCGTGATCCAATTTCCGCCGTCACCGGCAGCGTGCGCGACGCGCTGCGGCTCGGATGCGCTGCAGTCGGCTTCACGATCTACCCGGGTTCGGCGGTCCGCCGCGAGATGTACCAGCAGCTTCAGGGGATCGCCGAGGAGGCCAAGGCCCACGGGCTCGCCGTGGTGGTGTGGTCGTATCCGCGCGGTTCGGGACTCAGCAAGGAGGGCGAGACCGCGCTCGATGTCGTCGCCTACGCCGCGCAGATCGCGGCACAGCTCGGCGCGAACATTATCAAGGTCAAGATGCCGAGCGCGCGTCTCGAAGTGGCCGAAGCTAAAAAAGTCTATGAGGCTGCGCACATCCCGCTCGAGCCAATGGCGGAACGCGTGCGTCACGTCGTGCAGAGCTGCTTCGACGGCCGGCGCATCGTGATTTTTTCCGGCGGCGCGCGCGAGACCGACGAGGCTTTGCTCCAGGAGGTCACGGCGATCCACGCGGGCGGCGGCTTCGGCTCGATCATCGGGCGCAACTCCTTCCAGCGGCCTAAAGCGCAGGCGATCACATTGCTGCGCCGGATCATGGAGATCTACGCGACTTAA
- a CDS encoding DUF5677 domain-containing protein, with product MSDAPNFSFGSATEQAYFAETHRPFLERFSSLKAALEIAFVRKETAKCRIDVIIFYLGRLCVEDFMEVLLLCANGYGVGATKLLRGMYERLVTARYLCIHPAEIDNFLDFHWVDQYRLAQAIEKVFPEGTLDNAKLTDLKSRRDAALPRFMVTDCKKCGTKRPNYTWSKLDFVSMARATGPTGDRIVEAYYLPTQRAHSTVAAVLKRLTEKEGGSLISFDSGAQRKDASTALITAHNLIINVLDLQKDHFKLSTLDAPLQKCLQDFQEIWTRTDEASDRRTP from the coding sequence ATGAGCGATGCTCCAAACTTCTCCTTCGGTAGTGCTACTGAGCAAGCATATTTTGCGGAAACCCATCGGCCTTTTCTAGAGCGCTTCAGCAGTTTAAAAGCAGCCTTAGAGATTGCGTTTGTTCGTAAGGAGACGGCGAAATGTCGGATCGACGTGATAATTTTTTACCTCGGAAGATTGTGTGTCGAGGATTTTATGGAGGTGCTCTTACTCTGCGCAAACGGCTACGGTGTCGGCGCGACAAAGTTGCTCCGAGGGATGTACGAGCGCTTGGTGACGGCTCGCTACCTGTGTATCCATCCAGCTGAGATCGACAATTTTTTAGACTTCCACTGGGTTGACCAATACAGACTGGCGCAAGCAATTGAGAAAGTATTCCCTGAAGGAACACTGGATAACGCGAAATTGACGGATTTGAAATCCCGGCGGGACGCGGCTCTCCCACGCTTCATGGTCACGGATTGCAAAAAGTGCGGAACGAAGCGGCCTAATTACACTTGGAGCAAGCTGGATTTCGTCTCCATGGCCCGAGCCACTGGTCCGACGGGCGATCGAATTGTTGAGGCGTATTATCTTCCCACGCAACGAGCACACAGCACCGTAGCGGCTGTTCTCAAAAGACTCACGGAAAAGGAAGGCGGCTCGCTTATCAGCTTCGACTCGGGCGCCCAAAGGAAGGACGCAAGTACCGCCCTAATCACGGCCCATAACCTGATTATCAACGTACTCGATCTACAAAAGGACCATTTCAAATTATCGACCTTGGACGCACCCTTGCAAAAGTGCCTTCAAGACTTTCAGGAAATCTGGACGCGAACGGATGAAGCATCTGATAGACGAACTCCTTAG
- a CDS encoding enoyl-CoA hydratase/isomerase family protein, which yields MRYDEYQFLLFERHPDGVLLVTINRPEVLNATNRRLHWELSRVWRDIDDDPETNVVIVTGKGRAFSAGGDLDMIDELKGSHANIAATMREASDIVYNMIDCSKPIISAINGVAVGAGLAVAFMADIPIAAENMRITDGHLRLGVAAGDHAVIIWPLLCGMAKAKYYLMTAEFIDGKEAERIGLVALCVPLEQLMERAFKVANQLARGPQQAARFTKRALNGWLKMFAPAFEASLAMEMIGFFSADLEEGVAALKEKRPPIFPHLKK from the coding sequence ATGCGTTACGACGAATACCAGTTTTTGCTGTTCGAGCGGCATCCCGACGGCGTCCTGCTCGTCACGATCAACCGTCCCGAAGTGCTCAATGCGACCAATCGGCGCCTGCACTGGGAGCTCAGCCGGGTCTGGCGCGATATCGATGATGATCCGGAAACCAATGTCGTGATCGTCACCGGCAAAGGCCGCGCATTTTCGGCGGGCGGCGATCTCGACATGATCGACGAGCTGAAAGGCAGCCATGCGAATATCGCGGCGACGATGCGCGAGGCCAGCGATATCGTTTACAACATGATCGATTGCAGCAAGCCGATCATTTCCGCGATCAACGGGGTCGCGGTCGGCGCCGGGCTCGCGGTCGCCTTCATGGCGGACATCCCGATCGCCGCGGAGAATATGCGGATCACCGACGGCCATCTGCGGCTCGGCGTCGCCGCAGGCGATCACGCCGTGATCATCTGGCCGCTGCTGTGCGGCATGGCGAAGGCGAAGTATTACCTGATGACCGCGGAGTTTATCGACGGCAAAGAGGCCGAACGGATCGGCCTGGTGGCGCTGTGCGTGCCCCTCGAGCAGTTGATGGAGCGGGCGTTCAAGGTTGCGAACCAACTGGCGCGCGGGCCGCAGCAGGCGGCGCGCTTCACCAAGCGCGCGCTCAACGGCTGGCTCAAGATGTTCGCGCCGGCCTTCGAGGCGTCGCTGGCGATGGAGATGATTGGCTTCTTCAGCGCCGACCTCGAAGAGGGCGTCGCGGCGCTGAAGGAGAAACGGCCGCCGATCTTTCCCCACTTGAAGAAGTAA
- a CDS encoding alcohol dehydrogenase catalytic domain-containing protein, with amino-acid sequence MRAAVFRAPGAPLEIASAPDPVAGAGEVIVRVKNCGVCGSDLHAAGSQKLKLPAGTIMGHEFAGVIDEVGAGVTGFSAGDAVAGMSMVACGGCAMCRSGAAVRCLAAKPLGFGEVAGAFAELVKTRPGSLYKVPATISFRAAATVEPLVVGLHGLRRARFQAGDSALIMGGGTIGLVTLLWARFAGAGAIVVSEVLLPRRDLALKLGADGAVDPRMRNPAAEMVRLSGAPPDVVFECIGAPGTLAQAIDYAARGGRVAVLGASMEDDGFAPGAAMSRELEIYFSLGLEVGEVETTIAALAAGRIASEAMITHTVALEELPRAFAAMAESGLPGKLMLEF; translated from the coding sequence ATGCGGGCGGCGGTCTTCAGGGCGCCCGGCGCGCCGCTCGAAATCGCGTCGGCGCCCGATCCGGTCGCGGGCGCCGGCGAGGTCATCGTGCGGGTCAAAAACTGCGGCGTCTGCGGGTCCGATCTGCACGCCGCAGGCTCGCAAAAGCTCAAGCTGCCGGCGGGCACGATCATGGGCCACGAGTTTGCCGGCGTGATCGATGAAGTCGGCGCGGGCGTGACCGGATTCAGCGCGGGCGACGCCGTTGCCGGGATGTCCATGGTCGCGTGCGGGGGGTGCGCGATGTGCCGGTCGGGCGCTGCGGTGCGCTGCCTCGCCGCGAAGCCGCTCGGGTTCGGCGAGGTTGCCGGCGCCTTCGCTGAGCTGGTCAAGACCCGGCCCGGCAGCCTCTACAAGGTACCGGCCACAATCAGCTTCCGCGCCGCGGCGACGGTCGAGCCGCTGGTGGTTGGACTGCACGGACTGCGGCGCGCGCGTTTTCAGGCGGGCGACAGTGCACTCATTATGGGCGGCGGAACAATCGGACTGGTGACGCTGTTGTGGGCGCGCTTCGCCGGCGCCGGCGCGATCGTGGTCTCGGAAGTCCTGCTGCCGCGGCGCGATCTCGCGCTCAAGCTGGGCGCCGACGGCGCCGTCGATCCGCGGATGCGCAATCCCGCCGCCGAGATGGTCCGCTTGAGCGGTGCGCCGCCCGACGTGGTCTTCGAGTGCATCGGCGCGCCGGGGACGCTCGCACAGGCGATCGATTATGCGGCGCGCGGCGGGCGGGTTGCGGTGCTGGGCGCCTCGATGGAGGATGACGGCTTTGCGCCGGGCGCGGCGATGAGCCGAGAGTTGGAGATCTATTTCAGCCTCGGGCTGGAGGTCGGCGAGGTCGAGACCACGATCGCGGCGCTGGCGGCCGGACGGATTGCGAGCGAAGCCATGATCACCCATACAGTGGCGCTCGAGGAGCTGCCGCGCGCCTTTGCCGCGATGGCCGAGTCGGGTCTGCCGGGAAAACTGATGCTAGAATTTTGA
- a CDS encoding FAD-binding oxidoreductase yields MNPLKERYDVAIIGGGVVGSSLAMALAERGLKAVLIDLDLSGRLSSSERNAGGVRATWWRPVNISLCRASIRYYESIRAEVGFRQKGYLILYDDSRWAEALKALPLQRELDHPIEALSAAEVAKRVPEIDRLNGIAGATFSAGDGFINSNLLKMQYRSRARERGAELIDRAYVYAIDPGAPVARLFCWRSEAALNDGQLTRMMTQDGAGEAGDGRLIELSAQAVAITAGAWAPNVMRMVGLDSPTQAVRRQLCLVDSRVTTLEPYGMIFDTSGVYFHNEGPHILAGYSPPEEPPGYSFKFDGAAFFEREVWPRMYARASCFERLRFLDGWAGLYEMTPDRSGIVGLARERVYEAHSFSAHGVMQSYAVGQALAELIATGSYGALDAHALRRERFASGELMYEELHW; encoded by the coding sequence ATGAATCCGTTGAAGGAACGCTATGATGTCGCGATTATCGGCGGCGGGGTGGTCGGGAGCTCGCTCGCGATGGCGCTGGCTGAGCGGGGGCTGAAGGCCGTACTGATCGACCTCGATCTGAGCGGGAGACTGAGTTCCAGCGAGCGCAATGCCGGGGGCGTGCGCGCGACCTGGTGGCGGCCGGTTAATATCTCGCTGTGCCGGGCGTCGATTCGCTATTACGAATCGATTCGCGCGGAGGTCGGCTTTCGCCAAAAAGGCTATCTCATACTCTACGATGACAGTCGTTGGGCCGAGGCGCTGAAGGCCTTGCCCCTCCAGCGCGAACTCGATCATCCGATCGAAGCCTTGAGCGCCGCCGAGGTCGCCAAACGGGTGCCGGAGATCGATAGGCTCAACGGCATCGCCGGGGCGACCTTCTCGGCGGGCGACGGCTTTATCAACTCCAACCTGCTCAAGATGCAGTACCGCAGCCGCGCGCGCGAGCGCGGCGCAGAGCTGATCGATCGCGCGTACGTTTACGCGATCGATCCCGGCGCTCCCGTGGCGCGGCTGTTTTGCTGGCGCTCCGAGGCCGCCCTAAACGACGGGCAACTCACCCGCATGATGACGCAGGATGGCGCGGGAGAGGCGGGCGACGGTCGGTTGATCGAGCTCAGCGCGCAGGCGGTGGCGATTACGGCCGGGGCATGGGCCCCCAACGTTATGCGAATGGTCGGCCTCGACAGTCCGACGCAGGCCGTGCGCCGCCAGCTCTGTCTGGTCGACAGCCGGGTCACCACGCTCGAGCCCTACGGCATGATTTTCGACACCTCGGGCGTCTATTTTCATAATGAAGGACCGCATATCCTCGCCGGCTATTCGCCGCCCGAAGAGCCGCCGGGCTATTCGTTCAAATTCGACGGCGCGGCCTTCTTCGAACGCGAAGTCTGGCCGCGGATGTACGCGCGGGCAAGTTGCTTCGAACGCTTGCGCTTCCTCGACGGCTGGGCCGGGCTGTACGAGATGACGCCGGATCGCAGCGGGATCGTGGGGCTCGCCCGCGAGCGCGTATACGAGGCACACTCATTCAGCGCCCACGGCGTGATGCAATCGTACGCGGTCGGGCAGGCGCTCGCTGAGCTGATCGCGACCGGCTCATACGGGGCGCTGGATGCGCACGCGCTGCGGCGCGAACGTTTTGCGTCCGGCGAGTTGATGTACGAAGAGCTGCACTGGTAG
- a CDS encoding tyrosine-protein phosphatase, with the protein MRRGRKMIPAEGRERWNCLSGKSELKDKAPPTPRVAVDFDLLRRVGGKNFRDLGGHPTDNGRRVRGAMVYRSAHLANLTIDEPHPVKEIRLRTLVTLQSRLEVRHLGRPREEFLQPGVRWEHIPIGDPWFREDGFHKIDAPLGHEHLVILTEFLDGWRAFFDLLAEREVYPLLFHCSAGRDRTGVGAAILLEMLGVSRERIIEDFLVSNETFPTMLLGPDQLAPIFAMIDENGGIERFVREVLGLAPSAIAAIREDLLE; encoded by the coding sequence ATGCGGCGCGGTCGGAAAATGATTCCCGCGGAGGGACGCGAACGGTGGAACTGCTTGTCAGGCAAGAGCGAACTGAAAGATAAAGCGCCGCCGACGCCGCGCGTGGCAGTGGACTTCGATCTGCTGCGGCGGGTCGGCGGAAAAAATTTTCGCGATCTCGGCGGCCATCCGACGGACAACGGACGGCGGGTGCGCGGTGCGATGGTCTATCGCTCGGCCCATCTGGCCAATCTGACTATTGACGAGCCGCATCCGGTCAAAGAGATCCGGCTACGCACGCTGGTGACGCTGCAGAGCCGGCTGGAAGTGCGCCATCTGGGACGGCCGCGCGAGGAATTTTTGCAACCGGGCGTGCGCTGGGAACACATCCCGATCGGCGATCCGTGGTTTCGCGAGGACGGCTTTCACAAGATTGACGCGCCGCTCGGCCACGAGCATCTGGTTATCTTGACGGAGTTTCTCGACGGCTGGCGCGCTTTCTTCGACCTGCTGGCGGAGCGCGAGGTCTATCCGCTGCTGTTCCATTGCTCCGCCGGACGCGATCGCACGGGCGTCGGCGCCGCGATTCTGCTCGAGATGCTGGGCGTCAGCCGCGAGCGGATTATCGAGGATTTTCTCGTCAGCAACGAAACCTTTCCCACCATGCTGCTCGGCCCCGATCAACTCGCGCCGATCTTCGCGATGATCGATGAGAACGGCGGGATCGAGCGCTTCGTACGCGAGGTGCTCGGACTTGCGCCGAGCGCGATCGCGGCGATACGCGAAGATCTACTTGAATAA
- a CDS encoding histidine phosphatase family protein: MANRKRLVMVRHGETVGNSSIRYYGRTDLELSELGRAQMRAVAIALAAQFGPGAPFSPIISSPFRRAREGARIICGDDARLDEIEEFREVDFGDFEGLTADEIAARFPDEFARWNRDRLAPSFTYPHGESRAGFTARVERGLARMLPLLDAPAARNAPAQEQPALLVAHRGVLRTIARRLTGVAPLIELGSIQIFARDGDSRWRVELLDATTHLVGLT, from the coding sequence ATGGCCAATCGCAAGCGGCTCGTGATGGTGCGCCACGGCGAGACTGTCGGCAATTCGAGCATTCGCTACTATGGCCGCACCGATCTCGAACTGTCGGAACTCGGGCGCGCACAGATGCGTGCCGTAGCGATCGCACTGGCGGCGCAGTTTGGCCCGGGCGCGCCCTTCAGTCCGATCATTTCGAGTCCGTTCCGCCGCGCGCGCGAGGGCGCCCGCATTATTTGCGGCGACGACGCGAGGTTAGATGAAATCGAAGAATTCCGCGAGGTCGATTTCGGTGACTTCGAAGGCCTTACGGCCGATGAGATCGCGGCGCGTTTTCCCGACGAATTCGCGCGCTGGAATCGCGACCGCCTGGCCCCGAGCTTCACCTATCCGCACGGCGAGAGCCGCGCCGGCTTCACCGCCCGCGTCGAGCGCGGCCTCGCACGGATGCTCCCGCTGCTCGACGCGCCCGCGGCCCGAAATGCACCGGCGCAAGAGCAGCCGGCATTGCTGGTGGCCCATCGCGGCGTTCTCCGCACGATCGCGCGAAGGCTCACCGGTGTCGCGCCACTCATCGAATTAGGCTCGATTCAAATTTTCGCCCGCGACGGCGATTCGCGCTGGCGCGTCGAACTGCTCGACGCCACGACGCACCTTGTCGGGCTGACTTGA
- a CDS encoding alpha/beta hydrolase, protein MTTSQFVSVNGLRLHYLDHGDRAKPPLICLHGLSGNAHSFDGLAPHLTAHRRVIAVDVRGRGDSEWGPPGDYNATVYTSDLAALIDALGLPRVSLIGTSMGGSIAMMYAGGYPEQVERLVLNDIGPEIDPAGVVRITDYMIAAPTSFATLAGVAAYYRENYPALREAPQDALLEFVKWAVRPNAAGAYEWKLDPAVRNIPRSGTAARAMDMWVPYARIIAPVLVVRGAESDILSHATTERMRTVQRRTTVVEIPGVGHAPSLLEPEALAAIKRFMAP, encoded by the coding sequence ATGACGACGAGTCAGTTTGTCAGCGTCAACGGCCTGCGTCTGCACTACCTCGATCACGGCGACCGGGCCAAACCGCCGCTCATCTGTCTGCATGGACTGAGCGGCAACGCCCATAGCTTCGACGGGCTCGCGCCCCATCTGACCGCGCACCGGCGCGTGATCGCGGTCGACGTGCGCGGACGCGGCGATAGCGAGTGGGGCCCTCCGGGCGATTACAACGCGACGGTTTACACGAGCGATCTCGCGGCGCTGATCGACGCCTTGGGGCTGCCGCGCGTCTCACTCATCGGCACTTCGATGGGCGGCTCGATCGCGATGATGTATGCCGGCGGCTACCCGGAACAGGTCGAACGGCTGGTCCTCAATGACATCGGACCCGAGATTGATCCCGCGGGCGTTGTGCGCATTACCGATTACATGATCGCTGCGCCGACGAGCTTTGCGACCCTCGCCGGCGTCGCCGCTTATTATCGCGAGAACTATCCCGCGCTGCGCGAAGCGCCGCAGGACGCCCTGCTCGAATTCGTCAAATGGGCCGTGCGCCCAAACGCCGCAGGCGCGTATGAGTGGAAGCTCGATCCCGCCGTGCGGAACATTCCGCGCAGCGGCACCGCCGCCCGCGCGATGGATATGTGGGTGCCGTATGCACGGATTATTGCGCCAGTGCTCGTGGTGCGCGGCGCCGAGAGTGATATCCTGTCGCACGCCACCACTGAGCGGATGCGCACGGTCCAGCGCCGCACGACCGTCGTCGAGATTCCTGGCGTCGGTCATGCGCCGTCGTTGCTCGAGCCCGAGGCGCTCGCTGCCATCAAGAGATTTATGGCGCCCTAG
- a CDS encoding Crp/Fnr family transcriptional regulator: MTIPRAVYATYLRVIRRDTIDAKLLGELKTFSWLSRDQVAGLATALEPLRVKRHETIFYEGEVSDRVYVLLSGVAKLSFLNRDEKVLVGLVGAGEVFGVSSLLPGATRPFRCEAFSDCLVGVTRPSTFVGLTLGVPLERFSRTLEVTVGRWWSMLQRYTNFIGLSVRERLASALLELAGKFGADDARGILLTLKLTHADLAEIVGASRQRTTEQLIEFEAEKMIIRDGRRLIIVPERLRSLDRAAAAPAPSPVPRGQR, translated from the coding sequence GTGACAATTCCGCGAGCGGTTTATGCTACCTATTTGCGGGTGATTCGACGGGACACGATCGACGCCAAACTGCTCGGCGAGCTCAAGACTTTTTCATGGTTGAGCCGTGATCAGGTCGCGGGCCTGGCCACCGCCCTTGAGCCGCTGCGGGTCAAACGCCACGAAACTATCTTCTACGAGGGTGAGGTTTCCGATCGCGTCTACGTTCTGCTCTCAGGCGTGGCCAAGCTTTCTTTTCTCAACCGCGATGAAAAGGTCCTGGTCGGTCTGGTCGGCGCCGGCGAGGTCTTCGGCGTCTCCTCCCTGTTGCCGGGCGCGACGCGGCCGTTCCGCTGCGAAGCTTTCAGCGATTGCCTCGTGGGCGTGACGCGCCCTTCAACCTTTGTTGGTCTGACGCTCGGCGTGCCGCTCGAGCGCTTCAGCCGCACCCTCGAAGTCACGGTTGGCCGCTGGTGGTCGATGCTCCAGCGCTACACCAATTTTATCGGGCTCTCGGTGCGCGAGCGGCTGGCGAGCGCGCTCCTGGAACTGGCCGGCAAGTTCGGCGCCGACGACGCTCGCGGCATCCTGCTGACGCTCAAACTGACGCACGCCGACCTTGCCGAGATCGTCGGCGCTTCCCGCCAGCGCACCACCGAACAGTTGATCGAGTTCGAAGCCGAGAAGATGATCATCCGCGACGGCCGCCGCTTGATTATCGTGCCGGAACGGTTACGCAGTCTCGACCGCGCGGCCGCCGCTCCGGCGCCATCTCCCGTCCCGCGCGGTCAGCGCTGA
- a CDS encoding alpha/beta fold hydrolase: MPLLSDIANHWMDGAVRTLEAVGRGFGAPINDPAPVTPYKVIYEGGKISLRHYSPAERRHGTPLLLVYALIKRPFVMDLQPGKSVVRNLLAQGFEVYLIDWLPPTKADVDLGFADYVNEEIGNAVRAVQINESTERVSLVGYCFGGLLSLLYTALHPAYVKNLVTLTTPFDMGGRELPTSKLMDSMSDATVELITKVYGNCPAWMVNANFLSMSPIHHMLDKYVGLYRNAARDGYAEMFDLFERWMMSDVPLAGRIFRELTLELFKRNALVKGEFKVGGETVNLRQIACPLLNVVAEKDDVVHPSSSLSLPEYVESRDKRNLTFPTGHLGAVVSSGAMTKLWPQIGEWLAERDN; this comes from the coding sequence ATGCCGCTGCTTAGCGACATCGCAAACCATTGGATGGACGGCGCGGTGCGCACGCTCGAAGCTGTCGGGCGGGGCTTCGGCGCGCCGATTAACGATCCAGCGCCGGTCACGCCCTACAAGGTTATCTACGAAGGCGGCAAGATTAGTCTGCGCCACTACAGCCCGGCCGAGCGCCGTCACGGAACCCCGTTGCTGCTGGTGTACGCGCTGATCAAGCGGCCCTTCGTGATGGACCTGCAGCCGGGCAAGAGCGTCGTGCGCAACTTGCTCGCGCAGGGCTTCGAGGTTTACCTGATCGACTGGCTGCCGCCGACCAAGGCGGACGTCGACCTGGGCTTTGCCGACTACGTGAACGAGGAGATCGGCAACGCTGTCCGCGCAGTGCAGATTAACGAGAGCACCGAACGGGTGAGTCTGGTCGGTTACTGCTTCGGTGGGCTACTCAGCCTGCTCTATACTGCGCTCCATCCGGCCTATGTTAAAAATCTGGTGACCTTGACGACGCCCTTTGATATGGGCGGGCGGGAATTGCCGACCTCCAAACTGATGGACTCGATGAGCGACGCCACGGTCGAGCTCATCACCAAGGTTTACGGCAACTGTCCGGCCTGGATGGTCAATGCAAACTTCCTCTCAATGTCGCCGATCCATCATATGCTCGACAAGTACGTCGGGCTGTATCGCAACGCCGCTCGCGACGGTTACGCCGAGATGTTCGATCTCTTCGAGCGTTGGATGATGAGCGATGTACCGCTGGCGGGGCGGATTTTTCGCGAGCTGACGCTCGAACTCTTCAAGCGCAACGCGTTGGTCAAGGGCGAGTTCAAGGTCGGCGGCGAGACGGTGAACCTGCGACAGATCGCCTGTCCACTGCTGAATGTCGTCGCCGAGAAAGACGACGTGGTGCATCCGAGTTCAAGTCTGAGCCTGCCGGAATATGTCGAAAGCCGGGACAAGCGCAACCTGACTTTCCCGACGGGGCATTTGGGCGCGGTCGTCAGCAGCGGCGCGATGACCAAACTGTGGCCACAAATCGGCGAATGGCTGGCCGAACGGGACAATTGA
- a CDS encoding nuclear transport factor 2 family protein — protein MVDNGELEKRIATLEDIEAIKRLKAEYCDICDSDHDQDRIVSIFADDGVWEGKGVGLARGHTELRKLFKSFAERISFSQHNVFNPRIEVNGNSAHGIWYFLGPFTFRKDNRAVWLAARYEDDYIKIGGQWKFKHLRAVGRMAAPYELGWASGAGARPFAE, from the coding sequence ATGGTCGATAACGGGGAGCTTGAGAAACGTATCGCGACGCTCGAAGACATCGAGGCGATCAAACGGCTGAAGGCGGAATACTGCGATATCTGCGACAGCGATCACGATCAGGACCGCATCGTCTCAATCTTTGCCGACGATGGGGTATGGGAAGGCAAGGGGGTTGGACTGGCGCGCGGCCACACGGAGTTGCGCAAGCTCTTCAAAAGCTTTGCCGAGCGCATCAGCTTCTCGCAGCACAACGTCTTCAATCCGCGCATCGAGGTGAACGGTAATTCGGCCCACGGCATCTGGTATTTCCTCGGGCCGTTTACCTTCCGCAAGGACAATCGCGCGGTCTGGCTGGCCGCGCGCTACGAGGACGACTACATCAAGATCGGCGGGCAATGGAAATTCAAGCATCTCCGCGCTGTCGGCCGGATGGCGGCGCCGTATGAACTCGGATGGGCGTCGGGCGCGGGCGCGCGACCCTTCGCCGAGTGA